A DNA window from Gillisia sp. Hel1_33_143 contains the following coding sequences:
- the nadE gene encoding NAD(+) synthase produces MDTEKVVEHIVTWLKDYAVSASMNGFVIGISGGIDSAVTSTLCARTGLRTLCLEMPIHQAPTQVTRAQNHITSLKQQFANISSLPVDLTNVFEQFMTAVPQAEVSATKDLSLANTRARLRMTTLYYFAGLHRYLVAGTGNKVEDFGVGFFTKYGDGGVDLSPIADLTKSEVYEIAKYLNINNEIITAAPTDGLFGDDRSDEDQLGASYDELEWAMKQDTPDVNVEEFTSREKEVFKIYIRLNRMNQHKMNPIPVCEIPVHLK; encoded by the coding sequence ATGGATACAGAAAAGGTAGTAGAGCACATAGTTACTTGGCTAAAAGATTATGCAGTTTCTGCATCTATGAATGGATTTGTAATTGGAATTAGTGGAGGTATAGACTCTGCCGTTACTTCTACTCTTTGCGCCAGAACAGGTTTGCGCACCTTATGTTTAGAAATGCCAATACATCAGGCTCCTACCCAGGTTACCAGAGCACAAAATCATATTACTTCTTTAAAGCAGCAATTTGCAAATATTTCTAGCCTCCCCGTAGACCTTACCAATGTTTTTGAACAATTTATGACTGCAGTTCCTCAGGCAGAAGTAAGCGCTACCAAAGATCTAAGTTTAGCAAATACCAGAGCCAGACTAAGAATGACCACCCTTTACTATTTTGCAGGATTACATAGATATCTAGTTGCAGGTACGGGTAATAAAGTGGAAGATTTTGGTGTAGGATTTTTCACCAAATATGGAGACGGAGGTGTAGATCTAAGTCCTATTGCAGATCTTACTAAAAGTGAAGTTTATGAGATTGCAAAATATCTTAACATCAACAATGAGATCATTACAGCGGCTCCTACAGATGGATTGTTTGGAGATGATAGAAGTGATGAAGATCAATTAGGAGCATCTTATGACGAATTGGAATGGGCCATGAAACAGGATACCCCAGATGTTAATGTGGAGGAATTTACTAGCAGAGAAAAAGAAGTCTTCAAAATTTACATCAGACTCAACAGAATGAATCAGCACAAAATGAATCCGATTCCGGTGTGTGAGATACCCGTTCATCTTAAATAA
- a CDS encoding polyprenyl synthetase family protein, which translates to MKVISQIKLPVEKEMELFEKKFFESMSSKVALLNRITHYIVNRKGKQMRPMFVFLVAKMVSEGNVNERTYRGAAVIELIHTATLVHDDVVDDSNRRRGFFSINALWKNKIAVLVGDYLLSKGLLLSIDNNDFDLLKIISVAVKEMSEGELLQIEKARKLDITEAVYYDIIRQKTATLIAACCSLGAASVKPESLEIAKMRRFGELIGMAFQIKDDLFDYGDEQIGKPTGIDIKEQKMTLPLIYTLNNSSAKDKKWIINSVKNHNKDKKRVKEVITFVKTSGGLDYAVKRMKEYQKEALAILDDYPESPFKDSLILMVNYVIDRKK; encoded by the coding sequence ATGAAGGTCATCTCTCAAATAAAATTGCCGGTAGAAAAAGAGATGGAGCTTTTTGAAAAGAAGTTCTTTGAGTCCATGTCTTCAAAAGTCGCACTCTTAAATAGAATAACACATTACATTGTAAATAGAAAGGGGAAGCAAATGCGCCCTATGTTCGTGTTTCTGGTAGCTAAAATGGTTTCTGAAGGAAATGTGAACGAGCGTACCTATCGTGGCGCAGCGGTTATTGAATTGATTCACACAGCCACCTTAGTGCACGATGATGTGGTGGACGATTCTAACAGGAGAAGAGGTTTCTTTAGCATCAATGCGCTTTGGAAGAATAAAATCGCAGTCCTAGTTGGAGATTATCTGCTTTCTAAAGGATTACTGCTTTCTATAGATAATAACGATTTTGATTTGCTGAAGATCATTTCTGTGGCTGTAAAGGAGATGAGTGAAGGAGAATTGCTTCAAATTGAAAAAGCCAGAAAGTTAGATATTACAGAAGCGGTGTATTATGATATCATCCGTCAAAAAACAGCAACGCTTATTGCTGCGTGTTGTAGTTTAGGAGCAGCTTCGGTAAAACCGGAATCTTTAGAAATTGCTAAAATGAGAAGATTTGGTGAGTTGATAGGGATGGCATTTCAAATTAAAGATGACCTTTTTGATTATGGAGATGAACAAATAGGAAAACCTACTGGTATCGATATCAAAGAACAAAAAATGACTTTACCTCTTATTTATACCTTAAATAATTCTTCAGCAAAAGATAAGAAGTGGATCATTAATTCTGTGAAGAATCATAATAAAGATAAAAAACGTGTAAAAGAGGTAATAACCTTTGTAAAAACTAGCGGTGGCTTAGATTATGCAGTTAAGCGAATGAAAGAATATCAAAAAGAGGCACTTGCAATCTTAGATGATTATCCAGAATCTCCTTTTAAAGACTCCTTGATCTTAATGGTTAATTACGTAATAGATCGCAAAAAATAA
- the rlmN gene encoding 23S rRNA (adenine(2503)-C(2))-methyltransferase RlmN, with translation MKNDKKDIRALTKQQLQEFFVSQGDKSFRGTQVYEWLWVKSAYSFEDMTNISKQTRQMLEDNFVINHIRVDQMQRSSDGTIKNAVKLHDNLTVESVLIPTPKRTTACVSSQVGCSLDCKFCATATLKRMRNLNPDEIYDQVVAIDNESRLYFDKPLSNIVFMGMGEPLMNYNNVMKAVEKITSKEGLGMSAKRITISTSGVPKMIKKLADDEVKIKLAVSLHSAIDEVRTTIMPFNETFPLSDLKEALEYWYSKTKSRITYEYIVWEGINDTPKDAEALVRFCKYVPCKVNLIEYNPIDDGVFQQASSKATHMYEAMLEQNGITVTVRRSRGKDIDAACGQLANKSS, from the coding sequence GTGAAAAATGATAAGAAAGATATACGGGCTTTAACCAAACAGCAACTACAGGAATTTTTTGTTTCTCAAGGAGATAAATCATTTCGTGGAACTCAGGTTTACGAGTGGTTGTGGGTGAAGAGTGCCTATAGTTTTGAAGATATGACCAATATCTCCAAGCAAACCAGACAAATGCTGGAAGATAACTTCGTGATCAATCATATTAGGGTAGATCAAATGCAGCGCAGTAGTGATGGTACTATTAAGAATGCTGTAAAATTACACGATAATCTTACGGTTGAATCTGTTCTTATTCCAACTCCTAAAAGAACCACTGCTTGTGTTTCTTCTCAAGTTGGTTGTAGTCTGGATTGTAAATTCTGTGCTACCGCAACTTTAAAGAGAATGCGAAATTTAAATCCTGATGAAATTTACGATCAGGTAGTAGCTATAGATAATGAAAGCAGGTTGTATTTTGATAAGCCACTTTCAAACATTGTATTTATGGGAATGGGAGAGCCTCTCATGAACTATAATAATGTTATGAAGGCAGTAGAGAAGATCACTTCAAAAGAAGGTCTGGGAATGTCTGCTAAGCGAATTACCATATCTACTTCCGGAGTTCCAAAAATGATCAAGAAATTGGCAGATGATGAAGTTAAGATCAAATTGGCAGTTTCTTTACATTCTGCAATAGATGAAGTTAGAACCACCATCATGCCTTTTAATGAAACCTTTCCATTATCAGATCTTAAAGAGGCATTAGAATATTGGTATTCTAAAACCAAAAGTAGAATTACTTATGAGTATATAGTTTGGGAAGGTATCAACGATACCCCAAAAGATGCAGAAGCGTTAGTGAGATTCTGTAAATATGTGCCATGTAAGGTGAATTTAATTGAATATAATCCAATAGACGATGGTGTTTTTCAACAAGCATCTTCTAAAGCTACTCATATGTATGAAGCTATGTTGGAACAAAATGGTATTACAGTTACAGTGAGAAGATCTCGCGGAAAAGATATTGATGCTGCTTGTGGGCAACTTGCTAATAAATCATCGTAA
- a CDS encoding nucleotide pyrophosphohydrolase has protein sequence MEIKNAQLEVDNWIKEHGVRYFNELTNMAQLTEEVGEVARIIARRYGEQSEKESDKNKDLGEELADVMFVVLCLANQTGIDLQEAFDKKLDLKTKRDHDRHQNNQKLK, from the coding sequence ATGGAAATTAAGAACGCACAGCTAGAAGTAGATAATTGGATAAAGGAGCACGGGGTGCGCTATTTTAATGAACTTACAAATATGGCACAGCTTACAGAAGAAGTAGGTGAGGTGGCCAGAATTATAGCTCGCAGATATGGGGAGCAAAGTGAGAAAGAAAGCGATAAGAATAAAGATCTTGGAGAAGAACTGGCAGATGTAATGTTTGTAGTGTTGTGTCTTGCAAATCAAACAGGAATAGATCTTCAGGAAGCATTTGATAAAAAGTTAGATCTCAAGACCAAAAGAGATCATGATCGCCATCAGAACAATCAAAAACTGAAATAA
- the queA gene encoding tRNA preQ1(34) S-adenosylmethionine ribosyltransferase-isomerase QueA, with protein MKLSQFNFELPKELLAEYPAENRDEARLMVLNRKEQTIEHKQFKDLIDYFEPEDVMVLNNTKVFPARLYGNKEKTGARIEVFLLRELNAETKLWDVLVDPARKIRIGNKLYFGDDESLVAEVIDNTTSRGRTLRFLYDGSYEEFRKKLQDLGETPLPKYIKREVQPEDQERYQTIYAKKEGAVAAPTAGLHFSKHLLKRLEIKGIDFAEVTLHVGLGTFNPVEVEDLSKHKMDSEEAFIETNATNTINQAIQDRRRICAVGTTVMRVLESAVSSNHTLNEFSGWTNKFIFPPYDFSIANCMITNFHTPKSTLMMMVSAFAGHDFMKKAYAEAIKEEYKFYTYGDAMLII; from the coding sequence ATGAAACTTTCACAATTCAATTTTGAACTTCCAAAAGAACTTTTGGCGGAATACCCTGCAGAGAACAGGGATGAAGCTAGATTGATGGTTCTTAACAGGAAAGAACAAACAATTGAACATAAACAATTCAAAGATCTAATAGATTATTTTGAGCCAGAAGATGTGATGGTTCTTAACAATACGAAGGTTTTTCCTGCTCGTCTTTATGGAAATAAAGAAAAAACAGGCGCAAGAATCGAGGTTTTTTTATTGAGAGAGTTAAATGCTGAAACGAAACTTTGGGATGTTTTGGTAGATCCTGCAAGAAAGATAAGAATTGGTAACAAGCTTTACTTTGGTGACGATGAAAGTTTGGTTGCGGAAGTTATAGATAATACTACTTCAAGAGGTAGAACCCTACGTTTTTTATATGATGGTTCTTACGAAGAGTTTAGAAAAAAATTACAAGACCTAGGAGAAACTCCACTTCCTAAATATATTAAAAGAGAAGTGCAACCTGAAGATCAGGAAAGATATCAAACCATTTATGCTAAAAAAGAAGGAGCTGTTGCTGCGCCAACTGCCGGACTTCACTTTTCTAAGCATTTATTAAAAAGATTGGAAATTAAAGGGATAGATTTTGCTGAGGTAACTCTTCATGTTGGTCTTGGAACTTTTAACCCGGTGGAGGTAGAAGATCTTTCTAAACATAAAATGGATAGTGAAGAAGCTTTTATTGAAACTAACGCTACCAATACAATTAACCAAGCAATACAGGATCGTCGCAGAATTTGTGCTGTAGGAACTACGGTAATGAGAGTTTTAGAAAGCGCGGTTTCTTCAAATCATACATTAAATGAATTTAGTGGTTGGACCAATAAATTTATTTTCCCTCCATATGATTTTAGTATTGCAAATTGTATGATCACCAATTTCCATACCCCAAAATCTACTTTAATGATGATGGTGTCTGCTTTTGCTGGTCATGATTTTATGAAAAAAGCATATGCTGAAGCTATTAAAGAAGAGTATAAATTCTATACTTATGGTGATGCCATGTTGATTATCTAA
- the aroA gene encoding 3-phosphoshikimate 1-carboxyvinyltransferase yields the protein MTIQLPQSSLNISSSLKITGSKSESNRGLILQALFPEITLENLSNSDDTMVLQKALKLVNGVVDIHHAGTAMRFLTAYFAAKPGCDVVLTGSKRMQERPIRLLVEALQSMGAEISYNHEEGYPPINIKGSNLQRRSVNLQANISSQYISAIMLIAASLPSGIEINLIGPVTSVPYINMTLDLLKLVGIKGEFNKNRINIEPCSKLSPVTVNIESDWSSASYFYAMMAISKDAEIRLSNYRASSLQGDSCIAKIYAQFGVETEYLEDEIILRKIPHSKPLRIYENLVNAPDIAQTIAVTCLALGIECELTGLHTLKIKETDRLVALKNEMEKLGATVEIGEDRLILSSQSNLKENVAIETYNDHRMAMAFAPLALKVPITINNADVVSKSYPGFWNDLQNIGFNCVEGA from the coding sequence ATGACCATTCAATTACCACAGTCTTCTTTAAACATCTCGTCATCATTGAAAATCACTGGTTCTAAAAGTGAATCTAATCGAGGGTTGATCTTGCAGGCACTATTCCCGGAAATTACATTAGAAAATCTTTCTAATAGTGATGATACTATGGTTCTACAAAAAGCTTTAAAGCTTGTAAATGGAGTGGTAGATATACATCATGCTGGTACAGCAATGAGATTCTTAACTGCCTATTTTGCTGCGAAACCAGGATGTGATGTGGTGCTTACCGGTAGTAAAAGAATGCAGGAGCGGCCAATTAGATTATTGGTAGAAGCCTTGCAAAGTATGGGAGCGGAGATCTCCTATAATCATGAAGAAGGATATCCTCCTATAAATATTAAGGGGAGTAATCTGCAGAGACGTAGTGTAAATTTACAGGCTAATATTAGCAGTCAGTATATTTCTGCAATAATGCTAATAGCTGCCTCACTTCCAAGTGGAATAGAGATCAATCTAATAGGGCCAGTTACTTCTGTACCTTATATTAATATGACGTTAGATCTTCTTAAATTAGTTGGAATTAAAGGAGAATTCAATAAGAACAGAATTAACATAGAGCCATGTTCTAAGTTATCCCCCGTAACTGTAAATATTGAATCTGATTGGAGCTCTGCATCCTATTTTTATGCTATGATGGCTATCTCTAAAGATGCCGAAATTAGATTGTCTAATTATAGAGCGTCCAGCTTGCAAGGAGATTCTTGTATTGCAAAGATCTATGCTCAATTTGGGGTAGAAACAGAGTATCTGGAAGATGAAATAATCCTCAGAAAGATCCCGCATAGCAAACCTCTTAGAATTTATGAGAATTTAGTTAATGCTCCAGATATAGCTCAAACCATTGCCGTTACTTGTTTGGCGTTAGGGATAGAGTGCGAACTTACAGGGCTTCATACCTTAAAGATCAAAGAAACAGATAGGTTGGTGGCTCTAAAGAACGAGATGGAGAAACTAGGCGCAACGGTAGAAATTGGAGAAGACCGATTGATACTATCTTCTCAAAGCAATTTAAAGGAAAATGTGGCTATAGAAACTTATAATGATCATAGAATGGCTATGGCTTTTGCACCACTTGCTTTAAAAGTACCAATTACAATAAACAATGCAGATGTAGTATCAAAATCGTACCCTGGATTTTGGAATGATCTTCAAAATATTGGTTTCAATTGTGTGGAAGGCGCTTAA
- the dnaG gene encoding DNA primase, protein MISKNTIDQVFETSRVEEVLGDFVQLKKSGSNFKGLSPFTDERSPSFMVSPVKQIWKDFSSGKGGNVVAFLMEHEHFTYPEAIKYLAKKYNIEIEETEQSDEQKQQADERESMYLVSEFASTYFQNTLLKTEQGKAIGLSYFKERGFTDETIRKFKLGYCLDEWDAFTSEAIRKGYKLDYLEKTGLSIVKGEKQFDRFKGRVMFPIHSMSGRVLGFGGRILTNDKKAAKYLNSPESDIYHKSKVLYGIHYAKQAIAKEDNCFLVEGYTDVIQFHQSGVENTVSSSGTALTQEQIRLVNRLTKNITVLFDGDAAGMRASIRGIDLILEQGMNVRVCVFPDGEDPDSFAKNHSQAELAEFLSENSKDFIEFKASLLYQDVKNDPIKRANLIQDMVSSIAKIPNQIQQEVYIQECSRIMDISEDVLFSTLSQILVKEGKATAAKPAKTKSFEVVKETAAERTKVDEQFELERKIISLLMLYGTVEEEFEDMIWKENAQGDLVLEPVVHKAKVFEKIFLDLQEDEIAFTNDHFKELYTKSINHLNANGSLNMELFVNELDADLSSEVTTILMEEEQYVLHDWERMDIIVKTKDTTISRLVNETILSLRRYLINQKINELSASIREANDAEFAQATIIDIMDYQSLKMILSSKLNRVM, encoded by the coding sequence TTGATATCTAAAAATACCATCGATCAGGTTTTTGAGACCTCTAGAGTTGAAGAGGTGCTGGGTGACTTTGTTCAGCTTAAAAAATCTGGTAGTAATTTTAAAGGTTTAAGTCCGTTTACAGATGAGCGCTCTCCAAGTTTTATGGTCTCTCCTGTAAAACAAATTTGGAAGGATTTCTCTAGTGGAAAAGGAGGTAATGTGGTTGCCTTTCTAATGGAGCACGAACATTTTACCTATCCTGAGGCTATAAAGTATCTGGCTAAAAAATATAATATTGAGATTGAAGAAACCGAGCAGTCTGATGAGCAAAAGCAACAAGCAGATGAACGAGAGAGTATGTATTTGGTTTCAGAATTTGCAAGCACCTATTTTCAGAATACTTTATTAAAAACAGAACAAGGAAAAGCAATTGGTTTAAGCTATTTCAAAGAACGTGGATTTACAGATGAAACCATCAGAAAATTTAAGCTTGGTTACTGTTTAGATGAATGGGATGCATTTACTTCTGAAGCTATTAGAAAAGGATATAAGCTAGATTATCTTGAGAAGACCGGATTATCAATTGTAAAAGGAGAGAAACAATTCGATAGATTTAAAGGAAGAGTAATGTTTCCAATACATTCGATGTCTGGACGGGTGCTTGGATTTGGAGGACGAATTTTAACCAACGATAAGAAAGCTGCCAAATATCTGAACTCTCCGGAAAGTGATATTTACCATAAAAGCAAAGTACTATACGGTATACATTACGCTAAACAAGCTATCGCCAAAGAAGATAATTGCTTTTTGGTAGAAGGATATACAGATGTTATTCAGTTTCATCAGAGCGGTGTGGAGAACACGGTATCCTCTTCTGGAACAGCTCTAACACAGGAGCAGATCAGATTGGTCAATAGGTTAACTAAAAATATTACGGTTCTTTTTGATGGAGATGCTGCAGGAATGAGAGCTTCTATTCGCGGAATAGATCTTATTCTGGAACAGGGAATGAATGTGAGAGTTTGTGTATTTCCTGATGGTGAAGACCCAGATAGCTTTGCAAAGAATCATTCTCAGGCAGAATTAGCAGAATTCTTATCAGAGAACTCCAAAGATTTTATAGAATTTAAAGCATCCTTGTTATATCAGGATGTGAAGAATGATCCTATAAAAAGAGCTAATCTCATACAGGATATGGTCTCTAGTATCGCTAAGATCCCAAATCAGATTCAGCAGGAAGTTTATATTCAGGAATGTTCTAGGATCATGGATATTTCGGAAGATGTACTTTTCTCAACCTTATCTCAGATCCTAGTTAAAGAAGGCAAGGCTACAGCAGCTAAACCTGCAAAAACTAAATCTTTTGAAGTTGTAAAGGAAACAGCTGCAGAAAGAACAAAAGTAGATGAACAATTTGAGCTTGAACGCAAGATCATTAGTTTACTAATGCTTTATGGTACTGTCGAAGAAGAGTTTGAAGATATGATCTGGAAAGAAAATGCCCAAGGAGATCTGGTTTTAGAACCTGTGGTGCACAAGGCGAAAGTTTTCGAGAAGATCTTTTTAGACCTGCAAGAAGATGAGATTGCTTTTACTAATGATCATTTTAAAGAATTGTATACTAAAAGTATCAATCATTTAAATGCAAATGGCTCTTTAAATATGGAGTTGTTTGTAAATGAATTAGATGCAGATCTGTCTTCTGAGGTTACTACCATTTTAATGGAAGAAGAACAATATGTTCTTCACGATTGGGAGCGAATGGATATTATTGTAAAAACAAAAGATACCACGATCTCTAGATTAGTGAACGAAACCATTCTGTCTCTTAGAAGATATCTTATCAATCAAAAGATAAATGAGCTTTCTGCAAGTATTCGGGAGGCTAATGATGCTGAATTTGCCCAGGCAACTATAATCGATATTATGGATTATCAATCATTAAAAATGATCCTTTCCAGTAAATTAAATAGAGTTATGTAA
- a CDS encoding response regulator transcription factor: protein MSTVLIADHHPITKEGITALLKTNENLEVIGNVTSGNELFKFLKHQIPDVLVMELDLPQINGITALRNIKNEYPGTKMLVFSCHPEEMYALSAIKAGASGYVSKTVSTENLQQAIQQVARGGIYLNKSITDKINSGATLSNGLIAKFKKLSTRESEVLNLLSNGKRNKDIAEALAINEKTVSTYKTRLLKKLKVDNLADLINQARMLQLRVT from the coding sequence ATGAGTACAGTTTTAATTGCAGATCATCATCCAATCACTAAAGAAGGAATTACAGCACTTCTAAAGACTAACGAAAATCTTGAGGTCATTGGAAACGTAACTAGCGGAAATGAATTATTCAAATTTCTAAAACATCAAATTCCTGATGTTTTAGTAATGGAGTTAGATCTACCGCAAATAAACGGCATTACCGCTTTAAGGAATATCAAGAATGAATATCCAGGTACCAAAATGCTGGTATTTAGCTGTCATCCTGAAGAGATGTATGCCTTAAGTGCTATAAAAGCAGGAGCATCAGGATATGTATCCAAAACAGTTTCTACAGAAAATCTGCAACAAGCCATTCAACAGGTGGCTAGAGGTGGAATATATCTTAACAAGAGCATTACCGATAAAATAAATTCTGGAGCTACCTTAAGCAATGGACTTATTGCAAAATTTAAAAAATTGTCTACCAGAGAGAGTGAAGTATTAAATCTTCTTTCTAATGGAAAAAGAAATAAAGACATTGCAGAAGCATTAGCTATCAACGAAAAAACGGTAAGTACCTATAAAACCAGATTACTTAAAAAATTGAAAGTAGATAATCTTGCAGATCTTATAAATCAAGCGAGGATGCTTCAATTAAGAGTTACATAA
- a CDS encoding RNA polymerase sigma factor translates to MKVIQLFNQESKLIARAAKQNREAQQRIYDLYSAKMLSVCRTYIKDLQHAEDVMIKGFLKVFTHLNDFKEEGSFEGWIRKIMVRESISFLRIQKRIEFQEEFTEDRSFDDVNSNFEVEHIQQLIDELPEGYRVVFVMYAIEGYKHQEIAETLNITVGTSKSQLFKARKMLQESLKTQNSIGYGTP, encoded by the coding sequence GTGAAGGTCATTCAACTTTTTAATCAGGAATCTAAATTAATTGCCCGAGCTGCTAAGCAGAATCGGGAAGCTCAACAACGCATCTATGATCTATATAGCGCTAAGATGTTAAGTGTTTGCAGAACGTATATCAAAGATCTTCAGCATGCAGAAGATGTAATGATAAAAGGCTTTCTAAAAGTTTTTACTCACTTAAATGATTTTAAGGAAGAGGGAAGTTTTGAAGGCTGGATAAGAAAGATCATGGTTAGAGAAAGTATCTCTTTTTTAAGAATTCAGAAAAGAATAGAATTTCAAGAAGAGTTTACAGAAGATAGAAGTTTTGATGATGTTAATTCGAATTTTGAGGTAGAGCATATTCAGCAATTAATAGATGAATTGCCAGAAGGTTATAGAGTAGTTTTTGTGATGTATGCTATTGAAGGATATAAACATCAAGAGATCGCAGAAACATTAAACATCACCGTTGGAACCTCAAAATCTCAATTGTTCAAGGCCAGAAAAATGTTACAAGAAAGTTTAAAGACACAAAATAGTATAGGTTATGGGACGCCTTAA
- a CDS encoding DUF3857 domain-containing protein, giving the protein MKKFYLGCLLILFVFNVNAQNYKYGKVSKKEVAATSYEKDSSANAAVLYREQHIYYDYSKAEGFQVIEEVFERVKIYNKEGFDWATRNIDYYVSGNNKESISSLKGETYNIENGKLTSVKLDKDAIFEEEVNKYRERIKFTMPAVKAGSVIEFKYIRTSPFITSIDDIPLQYTIPIKNLDFQIAIPEYYTFNTHFNPRSTLRYDLTSHTGRSSYNISSVSRSGGYVQKSNATVQKLEFSKTIYEINQEEIPALKSEPYIDYLRNYAGFLKMELVFIKYPNSNIENYALTWENVAEKIQSHPEFGDQLEKSRYFEDDLDAVLVGKSGVEDKISAILEFVKSKVKWNDYLGYYTDEGVKEAYKEGSGNSADINLMLTAMLKYAGLDANPVLISTKSNGIPVFPTRNGFNYVVASVKYNNKTTLIDATDKNALPNILPEHAQNWLGRLVRTDGSSELIELMNLGVSETKKILKIKFEDALSINGSFTQIASGYSAKEFRDEHENMSEENLIKELEEGKGNIEILDVKLKNDDSNYAEVTEIFNFKLKNGVEKISDNVYIKPMFFMAQSTNPFKADERKLPIFFKYPSTESKTVYMQIPDNYKVESLPESKMFDLNEGQGSYKFIILQSGNFIKVTSELKMNNIVYTPDDYQNLKRFYDGMVALNSEAIVLTKI; this is encoded by the coding sequence ATGAAAAAATTCTACTTGGGTTGTTTACTTATTCTATTTGTATTTAATGTGAATGCACAGAATTATAAATACGGCAAAGTTTCTAAAAAAGAAGTTGCTGCTACTTCTTATGAGAAAGATTCTTCTGCAAATGCCGCGGTGTTATATAGAGAACAACATATCTATTATGATTATTCCAAGGCAGAGGGTTTTCAAGTAATAGAAGAAGTTTTTGAACGTGTTAAGATCTACAATAAAGAGGGATTTGACTGGGCAACAAGAAATATAGATTATTATGTTTCCGGGAATAATAAAGAAAGTATTTCCAGCCTAAAGGGAGAAACATATAATATAGAAAATGGTAAATTAACCTCTGTAAAATTAGATAAAGATGCCATTTTTGAAGAAGAGGTAAATAAATATAGAGAGCGTATAAAATTTACGATGCCGGCGGTAAAGGCAGGTAGCGTTATAGAATTTAAATACATTAGAACTTCGCCATTTATAACATCTATAGATGATATTCCACTTCAATACACCATTCCTATTAAAAACTTAGACTTCCAGATAGCGATTCCAGAATATTATACGTTTAATACTCACTTTAATCCAAGAAGTACGTTAAGATATGATCTAACCAGCCATACCGGTAGATCTAGTTATAATATTAGTAGTGTTTCCAGGTCTGGTGGTTATGTTCAGAAGAGTAATGCCACTGTACAGAAATTAGAATTTTCAAAAACAATCTATGAGATAAATCAAGAGGAAATTCCGGCATTAAAAAGTGAACCTTATATAGATTACCTGCGTAATTATGCAGGGTTTTTAAAGATGGAGCTGGTATTTATTAAATACCCAAATTCTAATATTGAGAACTATGCTCTAACCTGGGAAAATGTTGCAGAAAAGATCCAATCTCATCCAGAATTTGGAGATCAGCTAGAGAAATCCAGATATTTTGAAGATGATCTTGATGCTGTTTTGGTTGGTAAATCTGGAGTAGAAGATAAAATTAGCGCAATTCTTGAATTTGTTAAATCTAAGGTGAAGTGGAATGATTACTTAGGGTATTATACAGACGAGGGTGTAAAAGAAGCATATAAAGAAGGTTCTGGAAATTCTGCGGATATCAACTTAATGCTTACCGCTATGCTTAAATATGCTGGATTAGACGCAAACCCGGTTTTGATAAGTACTAAAAGCAATGGAATTCCTGTGTTTCCTACCAGAAATGGTTTCAATTATGTAGTGGCTTCTGTAAAATATAATAACAAAACTACCTTGATAGATGCTACAGATAAAAATGCTTTGCCTAATATTTTACCGGAACATGCTCAAAACTGGTTAGGGAGATTAGTAAGAACAGATGGATCTTCAGAATTAATAGAGTTAATGAATTTAGGGGTTTCTGAAACTAAGAAGATCTTAAAGATTAAGTTTGAGGATGCTCTTTCTATTAATGGCAGTTTTACTCAAATTGCTAGCGGGTATTCAGCTAAAGAATTTAGAGATGAGCATGAGAATATGAGCGAAGAGAATTTAATAAAAGAATTGGAAGAGGGAAAAGGAAACATTGAGATTCTGGATGTAAAGTTAAAAAATGATGATAGTAATTATGCTGAGGTTACAGAGATCTTCAATTTTAAACTTAAAAACGGAGTAGAAAAGATAAGTGACAATGTGTACATAAAACCTATGTTCTTTATGGCGCAAAGCACAAATCCGTTTAAAGCTGATGAGAGAAAACTTCCTATATTCTTTAAGTACCCATCTACAGAATCTAAAACGGTTTATATGCAAATTCCCGATAATTACAAGGTAGAATCTTTGCCGGAAAGTAAAATGTTTGATCTAAACGAAGGTCAAGGAAGTTATAAATTCATAATTTTGCAAAGTGGAAATTTTATCAAGGTCACTTCTGAATTAAAAATGAATAACATTGTGTACACGCCAGATGATTACCAGAATTTGAAGAGGTTTTATGATGGTATGGTAGCATTAAATTCTGAAGCGATTGTACTAACCAAAATATAA